In Hippoglossus stenolepis isolate QCI-W04-F060 chromosome 5, HSTE1.2, whole genome shotgun sequence, one genomic interval encodes:
- the LOC118109859 gene encoding ADP-ribosylation factor 4 codes for MGLTLSSIFDKFFGKKQMRILMVGLDAAGKTTILYKLKLGEIVTTIPTIGFNVETVEYKNVSFTVWDVGGQDKIRPLWRHYFQNTQGLIFVVDSNDRDRVEESAEELSKMLLEDELKDAVLLVFANKQDLPNALSVSELSDRLRLQTLRNKTWHIESTCATQGTGLYEGMEWLSRELSK; via the exons ATGGGCCTCACGTTGTCCTCTATCTTCGACAAGTTCTTCGGCAAAAAGCAGATGCGGATCCTGATGG tcGGGCTGGACGCTGCAGGGAAAACAACCATCTTGTACAAACTGAAGCTCGGAGAAATTGTCACCACCATCCCGACCATTG GTTTCAATGTGGAGACGGtagaatataaaaatgttagTTTCACTGTGTGGGACGTCGGTGGACAGGACAAGATCAGACCTCTCTGGAGACACTACTTCCAGAACACACAG GGCCTCATCTTTGTAGTGGACAGTAACGACAGAGATCGAGTGGAAGAGTCTGCGGAAGAACTCTCAAAGATG TTGCTGGAGGACGAGTTGAAAGACGCAGTTTTGCTGGTGTTTGCTAACAAACAGGACCTCCCCAATGCCTTATCAGTCAGCGAACTCTCAGACAGACTTCGCCTGCAGACTCTCCGCAACAAAACT TGGCACATTGAGTCCACCTGCGCCACCCAGGGCACTGGGCTGTATGAAGGAATGGAGTGGCTATCCAGAGAACTTTCCAAGTAA
- the rabl2 gene encoding RAB, member of RAS oncogene family-like 2 → MAGDADSLPELDQKKYDADEQVKIICLGDSAVGKSKLMERFLLDEYRPQQLSTYALTLYKHTATVGNKTVAVDFWDTAGQERFQSMHPSYYHKAHACIMVFDVQRKITYKNLTNWYKELREYRPEIPCCVVANKIDADLKVTQRSFSFGKKQGLPFYFVSAADGTNVVKMFRETIKRAVEYKQNPSDFMDEVMQELENFDLEKKEENSEADEDGLKAESPELV, encoded by the exons ATGGCCGGGGACGCGGACAGTCTCCCGGAACTGGACCAGAAGAAATACGATGCGGACGAGCAGGTGAAGATCATCTGTCTGGGGGACAGCGCGGTGGGGAAATCCAA GCTGATGGAGAGGTTTCTCTTGGATGAATA TCGTCCCCAGCAGCTGTCAACCTACGCTCTGACTctctacaaacacacagccactgTAGGAAACAAGACAGTAGCAGTGG ATTTCTGGGACACAGCTGGTCAGGAGAGGTTCCAGAGCATGCATCCCTCTTACTACCACAAAGCACACGCATGCATCATG GTTTTTGACGTTCAACGGAAGATCACATACAAGAACTTGACCAACTGGTACAAGGAGCTGAGAGAGTACAGACCGGAGATACCCTGCTGTGTGGTCGCCAACAAAATCGACG CTGATTTGAAGGTGACACAGAGAAGCTTCAGCTTCGGGAAGAAGCAAGGACTCCCGTTCTACTTTGTGTCCGCGGCCGACGGGACGAACGTAGTTAAG ATGTTCAGAGAGACGATCAAGAGAGCGGTGGAATACAAGCAAAACCCCAGCGACTTCATGGATGAAGTGATGCAAGAGTTAGAG AACTTTGACctggagaagaaggaagagaattCAGAAGCCGATGAAGATGGATTAAAAGCCGAGAGTCCTGAGCTGGTCTGA
- the odf3b gene encoding outer dense fiber protein 3-B codes for MEEIKNAELWVGTWRPHKPRGPIAALYGSPGPKYALPGLTGVSKHDPTKFKAPMFSFGTRHDQEMSSCSPGPKYLIHSNITRTGTGGAPAFSLHSRSKEQGLFQGPGPGQYSPELSGKMTFLSAPAYSLFGRSKDFRINKTPGPASYTLPSVLGPRTVVTATAPAHSLRGRSKTGSFHEDLNKTPGPAAYKVVDPCTYSQKPPQFSMTGRNFAPGETTQKPGPGSHCPERVTTTKAKAPSFSFGIRHSEFISPLIVNVPE; via the exons aTGGAG gaaataaaaaatgctgaacTTTGGGTTGGAACATGGAGGCCCCACAAACCAAGAGGGCCCATAGCTGCCCTCTATGGTAGCCCAGGGCCGAAGTATGCGCTGCCTGGACTCACAG GTGTTTCTAAACATGACCCTACTAAATTCAAAGCACCAATGTTCAGCTTTGGGACGCGTCATGACCAGGAAATGTCAAGTTGCTCCCCTGGACCAAAGTACCTCATCCACTCTAACATCACCAGAACAGGGACAGGCGGCGCTCCTGCGTTTTCACTGCACAGCCGCTCAAAGGAGCAGGGATTGTTCCAGGGCCCTGGACCAG GCCAGTACTCCCCTGAGCTTTCAGGAAAGATGacctttctctctgctcctgcttATTCTCTGTTTGGGAGAAGCAAAGACTTCCGCATCAACAAAACACCAG GTCCAGCCTCGTACACACTGCCCTCTGTGCTGGGGCCCAGGACTGTGGTCACAGCTACAGCTCCCGCCCACTCACTCCGTGGACGCAGCAAAACTGGAAGCTTCCACGAGGACCTGAACAAG ACTCCTGGCCCTGCTGCCTACAAAGTGGTGGACCCCTGTACTTACAGTCAGAAACCGCCACAGTTCAGCATGACGGGCCGCAACTTTGCTCCTGGTGAAACCACACAGAAACCAGGGCCTGGTTCCCACTGTCCTGAGCGG GTGACCACGACAAAAGCTAAAGCTCCGAGCTTCTCCTTCGGGATTCGTCACTCAGAATTCATCTCACCCCTCATTGTCAATGTGCCTGAATGA
- the zgc:77752 gene encoding protein tyrosine phosphatase domain-containing protein 1, translating into MMPTLTSHITVPRPSYSQARENLVRAIPPRLLCLLACGGIDCRYEGPECWTLNQQVIRGLFSSWVTDDIIAMARPSKHLIEKYNIIEQFQRLNIRSIVNMQFPGEHAHCGPPLNPESGFTYSPQIFMDNDIYFYNFAMPDFGVSSLVGIIDGVKVLAFAVREGRVAVHCHAGLGRTGVLIACYLIYTLRISPSEAVHYVRIKRPRSIQTRAQISQVFDFARLLGTQLVQYPDLSLRHGAPFTLQHYLNRQSLLLHGQEGRTLRQTPKVVYLLCVRISCLALGLPAPPEVQAELEKRSALRTLSRTVRETLVAKQYLPLLREGQKGSWEGSGSVSSWDEPLGFLERKRDVLLDKRSYSDSDLSKITVNEDLELSPYCTAALGNEKHWCVQDLVRPDLKPFSLVAAKLSPGHQISRQESHNIPMSSMKTSNNCTKRLCTAKITFPKYSSNIECRNPHNPGPTSVARAVAQALAGHGTPGETILQRSALLQEELNSSDCGWALLVTESDPHVLSCLLWTWLERLREPVLSTEDVHRLCIGAKNRKSLSVLKKPQRHTIYCLLSCVSTVTSLCPHREEEVLLRLIRALTKRPQEEIGNLATLMKVLKSSLRETFHNYRQLTRTRSTSATL; encoded by the exons ATGATGCCGACCTTGACCTCGCACATAACGGTACCACGGCCCTCCTACTCCCAGGCCAGGGAGAACCTGGTGAGGGCCATCCCCCCCAGACTTCTCTGTCTGCTGGCCTGTGGAGGAATAGACTGTCGCTATGAAGGACCAGAGTGCTGGACGTTAAACCAACAGGTCATCCGAggccttttctcctcctg GGTGACGGATGATATAATTGCCATGGCACGGCCATCCAAACATTTAATTGAGAAGTACAACATCATAGAGCAGTTTCAAAG GTTGAACATCCGGTCAATCGTCAACATGCAGTTCCCAGGAGAGCACGCTCACTGTGGACCCCCCCTCAACCCTGAAAGTGGTTTCACGTACTCCCCACAGATCTTCATGGACAATGACA TTTACTTTTACAACTTTGCGATGCCGGACTTCGGTGTGTCCTCCCTCGTTGGGATAATTGATGGGGTGAAGGTTTTGGCGTTTGCAGTGAGGGAGGGAAGAGTGGCCGTGCACTGCCATGCAGGCTTGGGCAGGACAG GTGTGCTGATAGCCTGTTACTTGATCTACACCCTGCGCATCAGCCCAAGCGAGGCCGTCCACTACGTGCGGATCAAACGGCCTCGCTCTATCCAGACCCGGGCACAGATCAGCCAGGTGTTTGACTTTGCTCGCCTGCTTGGCACTCAGCTAGTCCAGTATCCAGACCTCAGCCTGCGGCATGGAGCCCCCTTCACCCTGCAGCATTACCTGAACCGacagtcactgctgctgcacggcCAGGAGGGACGCACCCTCAGACAAACACCAAAG GTGGTGTACCTCCTGTGTGTGCGCATCTCCTGCCTGGCCCTGggtctccctgctcctccagagGTGCAAgctgagctggagaagaggtcAGCACTGAGGACCCTGAGCAGGACTGTGAGGGAGACCCTGGTGGCCAAACAGTACTTGCCCTTGCTGAGGGAGGGTCAGAAGGGCTCGTGGGAGGGCTCTGGGTCGGTGTCCTCCTGGGACGAGCCGCTGGGATTcttggagaggaagagagacgtCCTGCTGGACAAACGCAGCTACAGCGACTCTGACCTCAGCAAGATCACAGTAAATGAG GATCTGGAGCTGAGTCCATACTGCACCGCAGCTCTTGGAAATGAGAAGCACTGGTGTGTGCAGGATCTGGTGCGGCCTGATCTGAAGCCGTTCAGTCTGGTAGCTGCCAAACTTTCACCAGGTCACCAGATCTCCAGACAGGAGTCTCACAACATCCCAATGTCCAGCATGAAAACAAGCAACAACTGCACGAAGAGGTTGTGCACAGCTAAGATAACGTTTCCcaaatacagctccaacatTGAG TGCAGAAATCCACATAATCCAGGCCCAACCTCAGTGGCCCGGGCTGTGGCTCAGGCGCTGGCAGGCCACGGTACTCCAGGGGAAACCATACTGCAGAGATCGGCTCTGCTGCAg GAGGAGCTGAACAGTAGTGACTGTGGATGGGCTCTGCTGGTTACTGAGTCAGACCCTCACGTTCTCAGTTGCCTGTTGTGGACCTGGCTGGAAAGATTAAGG GAGCCGGTTCTAAGTACAGAGGATGTGCACAGGTTGTGTATCGGAGCAAAAAACAGAAAGTCTCTCAGTGTGCTCAAGAAG ccacagagacacaccatCTACTGCCTGCTGAGCTGTGTGAGCACAGTGACCAGCCTGTGTcctcacagagaggaggaggtgctgctgcGGCTCATCCGAGCGCTTACAAAG cgCCCCCAAGAGGAAATTGGAAACCTTGCAACTTTGATGAAGGTACTAAAGTCAAGTTTGCGAGAAACTTTCCACAACTATAGACAGCTGACGAGGACCCGCAGCACCAGTGCTACACTCTGA
- the si:dkey-30c15.2 gene encoding transmembrane protein 116 yields METDTWIFTMDMNGILSGDQIDVLTTVYLVLLTPSVVGSFSVLVVSIVRRKHLQQQVQLLVQLALADLLAALILMSTSVMNKVGIHSNVPICQYSLPLSLTFYFISFLLVVIYAWQSKNAIQGWRTRPAEDEGAQSQCRRKMVAMPVYAIVWLIPIVLYLAYVLTSFITTTLLIANNNQSQVFHNESKYCTSCILFLHVWGDSCSDTDVVHDNFIKIFLVIVVIPVMLSCSVIYYKVGKWYERYQHQGLFPVEGDGRSRKRFKTVFSTARNMVMVILVCWAPALVLILFSTLMRWTNIEQRSLFGLYMIQAAGVSLQGFLNSMVYAWRRPNFTEAVLGENTPLVAHNRLAFFDESLRTSSC; encoded by the exons ATGGAA ACTGATACCTGGATATTTACCATGGACATGAATGGTATACTGAGTGGAGATCAG attgaCGTTCTCACCACCGTGTACTTAGTGTTACTCACTCCCAG TGTGGTTGGGAGTTTTTCTGTCCTGGTAGTGTCCATAGTGAGAAGGAAGCATCTACAACAACAG gtgcAGCTCCTCGTGCAGCTCGCCCTGGCAGACCTCCTGGCTGCTCTGATCCTGATGTCCACCAGTGTCATGAACAAAGTGGGAATCCACAGCAATGTCCCCATCTGCCAGTACAGCCTGCCACTGTCGCTG acattttactttatttcatttctgctgGTGGTCATTTATGCATGGCAGTCGAAGAATGCGATTCAAGGATGGAGAACGAGACCGGCAGAGGACGAGGGCGCGCAG AGTCAGTGTAGAAGAAAAATGGTGGCTATGCCTGTATATGCCATCGTGTG GCTGATTCCTATAGTTCTGTACTTAGCATACGTGCTCACTTCCTTCATAACCACAACGTTGCTGATTGCAAACAATAACCAGTCACAGGTCTTCCATAATGAAAGCAAGTACTGCACCAG TTGTATTTTGTTCTTGCACGTCTGGGGAGATTCCTGCTCGGATACG GATGTAGTCCATGATAACTTCATCAAAATATTTCTGGTCATTGTGGTGATACCAGTGATGCTGTCTTGCTCC gTGATTTATTATAAGGTTGGTAAATGGTATGAAAGATATCAGCATCAGGGTCTTTTTCCAGTGGAAGGAGACGGGCGTTCGAGAAAGCGATTCAAGACAGTGTTTTCTACAGCAAGAAATATGGTGATGGTCATCTTAGTTTGTTGGGcaccag CTCTTGTCCTCATTCTGTTTTCCACCCTGATGAGATGGACAAATATTGAACAGCGCAGTCTATTTGGCCTTTATATGATACAG GCTGCTGGTGTGTCCCTGCAGGGCTTCCTGAACAGTATGGTTTACGCCTGGAGACGACCAAACTTCACCGAGGCCGTTCTAGGGGAGAACACCCCCCTGGTGGCACACAACCGCCTGGCCTTCTTTGATGAATCGCTAAGGACCTCATCCTGTTGA